The Brachyhypopomus gauderio isolate BG-103 chromosome 12, BGAUD_0.2, whole genome shotgun sequence genome window below encodes:
- the apc2 gene encoding adenomatous polyposis coli protein 2 isoform X2: MSNSVASYDQLVQQVEDLRKENSHLRRELEDNSHHLSKLENETSDMKEVLKQLQNKLEQEACTLASSGRADVLHQLKELHMDLTNYYELKHQPHNLRAFAKSAVKPAGDGDDRTPPPPGGVSRARSPVCLSSRQSSSVSGEGTAVHPGHLATMGEGRITAQHLEELCKERTMLLSEIEKEERERRWYYSQLQALSQRLAELPHIDTFSIQMDLIRQQLEFEAQQLRSVMEERFGTSDEMVQRTQIRVARLEQLEKELQEVHSSCSSQEKPTQSESQSSDTLSKVSVPEMESGACNSSVEAPGEAGSKVEMVFWLLSMLASRDREEMSRTLLAMSSSQESCLAMRKSGCVPLLVQMLHDGGGGEAPGAASCSREARSRASAALHNIVYSQPDEGQARREMRVLHVLEQIRSHCENCWDWMENHLTTPSPGVSTKCRDIPEPVDPQICQALCAIMKLSFEEEYRRAMNELGGLQAIAEVMQLEQELYGMQNEPMNMALRRYAGMALTNLTYGDVVNKATLCSKKSCLQAIVAQLASDSEELQQVVSSILRNLSWRADINSKRALRDVGSVSALMACALQATKESTLKSVLSALWNLSAHSTENKVAICSVDGALGFLVSTLTYRCQTNSLAIIESGGGILRNVSSLIATRDDYRQILRDHNCLQTLLQHLRSHSLTIVSNACGTLWNLSARSPKDQELLWDLGAVSMLRNLIHSKHKMIAMGSAAALRNLLTNRPLKYKDAAVVSPGSCMPSLYMRKQKALEAELDAKHLAETFDTIEKQSPKHLNINKPLRHIESLAKDYASDSGCFDDDEAPNVSSSLDTGTFSMLSMFLNNSNFLQNQPRKRETEPERDVEPLQSEDKKTQPPEDEVTMAAEKLAKKITNTVAKIDKLVDDITLHTSSEDSFSLSSEDHFADWNYGPDDLHEARANSCSPCRLSETNSFSHKDRLSRAHALLRLKTANSSLSNDSLNSGSTSDGYCGSKDQIQSSVRTTDQRRPNKLELKVAHEQLLNCGGVSKVMCQNEIPERDSGTAKDLPLPDHGSTDEEKTPATVSTRVSSDTSVPTIKLSPSYQHVPLIQSVAKFGVAKTAINVQAAQAMRRQAWVPTVMTGGSISKFSPICSARSPTIGQLETPQKYSVENTPICFSRCSSLSSLSSGDGALDGQSQSENELESDSSLEIIEVEDGDVVRKEEEDETLEDFSDSQLLMTDQKVCPTSNSTTNPIEIPMRHEKTFLRAGSPMIQEDRTPSSSSDNYIHETPLVMSRCSSVSSLGSFESPSIASSIQSDPCSEMISGTVSPSDLPDSPGQTMPPSRSKTPCCAETNGPEQQNLGAIGGQWENSLRKFMEIADFKERFNLPPDLDTMIYFTVEKPVENFSCASSLSALPLHEHYVQKDVELKLTPLLNQQDPEYSEERDIIDDPSCMDQDQYSEGNSDDDIEILKECINSAMPSRFKKVRPTVMTAINSQARRSVQLPVYMVLQNNNNQMCSGRKVGSSMKDIHQDDSSYTDSAEGTPIYFSSTTSLSDETLQYPVKVKGSRDWRSRNKETQKLIDIEAKRIEELRLFSRFHKSSKMPCQSDITNQMNKTIKQMTPTQRLLIQTKEMAAKMTQQRVQSQSPVCQMQKQGQNLSQSMPHLELPTRKQSTEGYQNQKAYSRSNAQDNTAFQSLCHPVPTDDAIYCFYDNDKNNEDGMVARNRQKHLNDSCKINMGLHYANTKGRVDNFQRNGFHRIKQNLIMEEAPPCYSLSSSLSSLSDADFEEHQGKSQCVWYRNKQNLMSNLVQCPKSQNIPNQFEDNSSPSSVSMDSEDDLLLKCITSAMPKQKKKQVSRKRKGEKKQKQKTTPQKENEDWGHENYLDSDDMASDKDSDLNSVEWRAIQEGANTIITKLQASKSQEPSSESESVLSFMSGSSFTPKNDMNDKKKVIKDNKKSNKPLDFAPRKPVPNLPVVFRGRTVIYMPKKETTLSQRPPPMKVNPKTDAPKNPNLAQHRSRSLHRLGRCSDSTQLSLPKRSSTPPARIPKSSSSGSSQSSTPSTQPQKKLTSPTQIMKQGQKMASSAPNSPPEKKGNNSTTNQNPRSPNDKTQKSPVRIPFMQNPSRAISPLVTNQPTINRQHSQFSGKRILPSNRVDLVRMTSAQSRNGESDRNGFLRQLTFIKESSNLSRQNVSSSRSVPTSKHASPRRTCPGASAVFLCSSRCQELKPAVQDPRRVQGAQGPRNGQQQGIVKQSTVLSRANSSDRNLTVKRPARRTSSESPSRVPQKNVPEPKQRDKREDTFKRYSSSPSINILSRVTSRSSLRSSSSDSSGRAKSERDTKQRQNRGGSRNNNKVTWRRIRDEDVPQILKSTLPPTALPLMPSPEGQKPMPPRLPGKLPTITLISRKTSDATVQTEDVSTNKTNSSTSPTNDNGTMISEEATKLALLRKISKSSGNTLQDGDSDGSLKNYSTASTSTFQSMESISSVPRAHFRQSSPSKAVRVTPFNYVPSPMACCSPETQSQAPTTPEKVCFKS, translated from the exons ATGTCAAACTCAGTGGCCTCCTATGACCAGCTGGTGCAACAGGTGGAGGATCTCCGCAAGGAGAACTCTCACCTGCGCCGTGAGCTGGAGGACAACTCCCATCACCTGTCCAAGCTGGAAAACGAGACCTCTGACATGAAG GAGGTGCTGAAGCAGCTGCAGAACAAGCTGGAGCAGGAGGCCTGCACGCTCGCCTCCTCGGGGAGGGCCGATGTGCTCCACCAGCTCAAAG AGTTGCATATGGACTTAACCAACTACTACGAGCTGAAGCATCAGCCTCACAATCTGCGGGCGTTCGCCAAAAGCGCGGTCAAGCCGGCAGGCGACGGGGACGACAGGACGCCTCCGCCTCCAGGCGGCGTGAGCAGAGCACGCAGCCCTGTCTGCTTGTCTTCTCGTCAGAGCTCCTCTGTGTCCGGAGAGGGCACGGCCGTACACCCCGGGCACCTCGCCACTATGGGGGAGGGCCGTATCACTGCCCAGCACTTAGAGGAACTCTGCAAGGAGAG GACGATGCTGTTGAGCGAAATCGAGAAAGAGGAGCGCGAGCGACGATGGTACTACTCCCAGCTACAGGCCCTGTCGCAGCGACTGGCAGAGCTACCCCACATCGACACC TTCTCCATACAAATGGATCTCATTCGCCAGCAGTTAGAGTTTGAGGCCCAGCAGCTGCGATCCGTTATGGAAGAACGCTTTGGTACCAGTGATGAAATGGTCCAGAGAACACAG ATCCGCGTGGCTCGTCTGGAGCAGCTCGAGAAGGAGCTGCAGGAGGTTCACAGCTCTTGCAGCTCCCAGGAGAAGCCCACCCAATCAGAGAGTCAG AGCAGTGACACCCTTTCAAAAGTGTCTGTCCCCGAGATGGAAAGTGGAGCATGCAACAGCTCGGTTGAGGCACCTGGAGAAGCAGGAAGCAAA GTGGAGATGGTGTTCTGGCTACTATCTATGTTGGCCTCCAGAGATCGGGAAGAGATGTCCCGTACCTTGTTAGCCATGTCCAGCTCGCAGGAAAGCTGCCTTGCCATGCGCAAGTCGGGCTGTGTCCCCCTACTGGTGCAGATGCTGCATGATGGGGGCGGTGGAGAGGCACCTGGGGCCGCCAGCTGCAGCCGTGAGGCCCGGTCTCGAGCCAGCGCTGCCCTGCACAACATTGTGTACTCGCAGCCCGACGAGGGCCAGGCCCGCCGGGAGATGAGGGTCCTGCACGTTCTGGAGCAGATCCGCTCACACTGCGAGAACTGCTGGGACTGGATGGAGAACCACCTCACAACGCCATCACCTGGCGTTTCGACAAAGTGCAGAG ACATCCCAGAGCCAGTAGATCCCCAGATTTGTCAGGCCTTGTGTGCCATAATGAAGCTCTCCTTTGAAGAGGAGTACCGGAGGGCCATGAATGAACTTG GGGGCCTTCAGGCCATTGCAGAGGTAATGCAGCTGGAGCAGGAGTTGTATGGCATGCAGAATGAGCCAATGAACATGGCCCTGCGAAGATATGCTGGGATGGCACTCACTAACCTTACTTATGGAGATGTTGTAAATAAG GCCACACTTTGTTCAAAGAAAAGTTGCCTTCAAGCCATTGTTGCCCAGCTTGCATCTGATAGTGAGGAATTACAGCAG gtgGTCTCAAGCATTCTGAGGAATCTTTCATGGCGTGCTGATATTAACAGCAAGAGAGCCCTTCGTGATGTAGGCAGTGTGTCAGCATTAATGGCCTGTGCACTTCAGGCCACAAAG GAATCCACCTTAAAAAGTGTTCTAAGTGCTTTATGGAATTTATCAGCACATAGCACTGAGAATAAGGTGGCAATTTGCTCTGTTGATGGTGCTCTTGGGTTTCTGGTCAGTACCCTTACCTATCGCTGTCAGACCAATTCACTTGCAATCATTGAGAGTGGTGGAGGTATTCTACGCAACGTGTCTAGTCTTATTGCTACCCGGGATGACTACAG ACAAATCCTCAGGGATCACAACTGCCTCCAGACTTTGTTACAGCATCTGCGATCTCACAGTTTAACTATCGTGAGCAATGCATGTGGAACCCTGTGGAACCTGTCTGCTCGAAGTCCAAAGGACCAAGAACTACTGTGGGACCTAGGAGCTGTGAGCATGCTAAGGAATCTCATCCATTCAAAGCACAAAATGATTGCCATGGGAAGTGCTGCAGCGCTGAGAAACCTCCTCACAAACCGACCACTCAAATACAAAGATGCAGCTGTCGTATCACCTGGCTCCTGCATGCCTTCACTTTATATGAGGAAGCAGAAAGCATTGGAAGCTGAACTAGATGCAAAGCACCTGgctgaaacatttgatacaatTGAGAAGCAAAGCCCTAAGCATTTGAATATTAACAAGCCCTTAAGACACATTGAAAGCTTGGCTAAAGACTATGCCTCAGATTCAGGATGTTTTGATGATGATGAAGCTCCCAATGTTTCAAGTAGCTTAGACACAGGAACATTTTCCATGCTCTCTATGTTCCTGAACAACTCCAACTTCCTTCAGAATCAGCCTCGCAAGAGGGAGACAGAACCTGAGCGAGATGTAGAACCCTTACAATCAGAGGATAAAAAGACCCAGCCTCCTGAAGATGAAGTGACCATGGCTGCTGAAAAGTTAGCAAAAAAGATCACCAACACTGTGGCAAAAATTGACAAGCTGGTGGACGATATTACCTTGCACACATCCTCAGAAGACAGCTTCAGCCTCAGTTCTGAGGACCATTTTGCAGATTGGAATTATGGACCTGACGATCTCCATGAGGCACGAGCCAATTCTTGTTCCCCTTGTCGCCTTTCTGAAACCAATTCTTTTTCACACAAAGATCGCCTCAGCAGAGCCCATGCCCTTCTGCGGCTAAAAACGGCCAACTCAAGTTTGTCCAATGACAGCCTTAACAGTGGTAGCACTAGCGATGGCTATTGTGGAAGTAAGGACCAGATTCAATCTTCTGTGAGAACAACAGATCAAAGGCGTCCAAACAAGCTTGAACTTAAAGTAGCTCATGAGCAGTTGCTAAATTGTGGTGGTGTTTCCAAAGTAATGTGTCAGAATGAGATACCTGAGAGAGATTCCGGGACTGCAAAAGATCTACCATTACCTGATCATGGTAGCACAGATGAAGAAAAGACACCAGCAACAGTATCAACAAGAGTATCTTCTGATACCAGTGTACCTACCATCAAGCTCTCTCCTTCCTACCAACATGTTCCACTGATCCAGAgtgttgccaagtttggtgttgcAAAGACAGCTATTAATGTACAGGCAGCTCAAGCAATGAGAAGACAAGCCTGGGTCCCAACTGTGATGACTGGAGGAAGTATTAGCAAGTTCTCCCCAATATGCTCTGCAAGAAGCCCAACAATAGGTCAGCTTGAGACACCACAAAAGTATTCAGTGGAGAACACTCCAATCTGCTTCTCACGTTGCAGTTCTCTATCCTCTCTTTCTTCTGGTGATGGAGCCCTTGATGGACAGAGCCAAAGTGAAAATGAGCTGGAGAGTGACTCGTCTCTTGAAATCATTGAGGTTGAAGATGGGGATGTGGTgaggaaggaggaagaggatgaaacTCTAGAGGATTTCAGTGACAGCCAGTTGCTTATGACTGACCAGAAAGTGTGTCCCACTAGTAATAGTACCACTAATCCAATTGAGATTCCAATGAGACACGAGAAAACATTCCTCAGGGCAGGATCACCAATGATACAAGAGGACAGGACCCCATCCAGTTCCTCGGACAACTATATTCATGAAACTCCTCTAGTGATGAGTCGTTGCAGCTCTGTAAGTTCACTTGGCAGCTTTGAGTCCCCTTCAATTGCCAGTTCTATACAAAGTGATCCTTGTAGTGAAATGATAAGTGGAACTGTGAGCCCAAGTGATCTCCCAGACAGCCCAGGGCAAACTATGCCCCCAAGTCGCAGTAAAACCCCATGCTGTGCTGAAACAAATGGACCAGAGCAGCAAAATCTTGGTGCCATTGGAGGCCAGTGGGAAAACAGTTTGCGGAAATTCATGGAAATTGCAGATTTTAAGGAGCGGTTCAATTTACCTCCAGACCTGGACACAATGATTTACTTCACTGTTGAAAAACCAGTGGAGAACTTTTCTTGTGCCTCTAGTCTGAGTGCCCTTCCTCTGCATGAGCACTATGTGCAGAAGGATGTAGAGCTCAAGCTTACTCCCTTGTTAAATCAGCAAGACCCTGAATACTCTGAGGAGAGGGACATTATCGATGATCCATCATGTATGGATCAAGATCAGTACAGTGAGGGCAACTCGGACGATGACATTGAAATTCTCAAGGAATGCATCAATTCAGCAATGCCCTCAAGGTTCAAAAAAGTAAGACCTACTGTGATGACTGCCATCAATTCCCAAGCTCGACGGTCTGTGCAGTTACCAGTATATATGGTGCTTCAGAATAATAACAATCAGATGTGCTCTGGCCGAAAGGTTGGATCATCTATGAAAGATATTCATCAAGATGATTCTTCCTACACTGATTCTGCTGAAGGTACTCCCATTTATTTCTCGAGCACAACTTCATTAAGTGACGAGACACTTCAATACCCTGTCAAGGTAAAAGGGTCAAGGGACTGGCGTTCCCGCAACAAAGAGACACAGAAGCTTATTGATATAGAGGCAAAGAGAATTGAAGAACTACGCCTTTTTTCTCGCTTCCACAAATCAAGTAAAATGCCATGCCAGTCTGACATAACAAaccaaatgaacaaaacaatcaAACAGATGACACCTACTCAGAGGTTGCTCATACAAACTAAGGAGATGGCAGCAAAAATGACCCAGCAAAGAGTCCAAAGCCAATCCCCAGTTTGTCAAATGCAAAAGCAGGGACAGAACCTATCACAGAGCATGCCTCATTTAGAACTGCCAACCAGAAAGCAAAGCACAGAAGGATATCAAAATCAAAAGGCATATTCCAGGAGTAATGCACAGGACAACACTGCTTTTCAGTCCCTCTGTCATCCAGTGCCCACGGATGATGCAATTTACTGCTTCTATGATAATGACAAGAATAATGAAGATGGAATGGTGGCAAGGAATCGTCAGAAACATTTGAACGATTCATGTAAAATTAATATGGGGCTCCACTATGCTAACACAAAAGGCCGTGTTGACAATTTCCAAAGAAATGGATTTCACAGAATCAAGCAAAATCTAATTATGGAAGAAGCACCCCCATGTTACTCCCTCAGCTCATCTCTCAGCTCCTTAAGTGATGCTGATTTTGAGGAACATCAGGGGAAATCACAGTGTGTATGGtacagaaataaacaaaattTGATGTCCAACCTAGTTCAATGTCCAAAATCCCAGAACATCCCAAATCAATTTGAAGATAACAGTTCACCAAGTTCAGTCAGTATGGACTCTGAGGATGATCTTTTGTTAAAATGCATAACATCTGCTATGccaaagcaaaagaaaaaacaagtctccagaaaaagaaaaggagagaaaaaacaaaaacagaaaacaactcctcaaaaagaaaatgagGACTGGGGTCACGAAAATTATTTGGACAGTGATGATATGGCATCTGATAAAGATTCAGATCTCAACAGTGTTGAATGGCGGGCAATACAGGAAGGAGCTAACACAATAATCACAAAGTTGCAAGCTTCAAAGTCCCAAGAACCATCATCAGAATCAGAGTCTGTTCTTTCATTCATGTCTGGATCAAGCTTTACCCCCAAAAATGACATGAACGACAAGAAGAAAGTTATCAAAGACAACAAGAAGTCTAATAAGCCACTTGATTTTGCCCCACGTAAACCAGTTCCAAACTTGCCTGTAGTTTTCAGAGGTAGAACAGTGATATATATGCCCAAAAAAGAGACAACACTCTCACAAAGACCACCACCTATGAAAGTAAACCCCAAAACAGATGCCCCCAAAAATCCAAATTTGGCTCAACACCGGTCCAGAAGTCTTCATAGACTAGGGCGCTGTAGTGACTCTACTCAGCTATCACTGCCCAAGAGAAGCTCAACTCCTCCTGCCAGGATTCCCAAGAGCTCATCATCAGGATCATCTCAAAGTTCAACCCCTTCCACGCAGCCTCAGAAAAAGCTAACCTCCCCAACTCAAATAATGAAGCAAGGTCAGAAAATGGCATCTTCAGCTCCAAACAGTCCACCAGAGAAGAAAGGAAATAATTCCACTACCAATCAAAACCCAAGATCtccaaatgacaaaacacaaaaaTCCCCTGTGAGAATACCGTTCATGCAGAATCCATCAAGAGCAATTTCACCCTTAGTGACAAACCAACCTACTATCAACAGACAACATAGTCAGTTTTCAGGGAAAAGAATCCTACCATCTAATCGAGTAGATTTAGTTCGCATGACATCTGCTCAGTCACGCAATGGTGAATCAGATCGCAATGGATTCCTGAGACAGCTGACTTTCATCAAGGAATCTTCAAACCTCTCAAGACAAAATGTTTCTTCCTCACGCTCTGTTCCTACATCTAAGCATGCATCTCCAAGAAGAACATGTCCAGGAGCATCTGCAGTTTTTCTGTGTTCCTCTCGTTGCCAGGAACTAAAGCCAGCAGTACAAGATCCAAGAAGAGTGCAGGGAGCTCAAGGGCCAAGGAATGGACAACAACAAGGCATCGTTAAACAGAGTACGGTACTATCAAGGGCAAACTCCAGTGACAGGAATCTCACAGTGAAGCGTCCGGCCAGAAGAACAAGTTCAGAAAGTCCTTCACGAGTGCCTCAGAAAAATGTTCCTGAGCCAAAGCAAAGGGATAAGAGAGaagatacattcaaaagatACTCTTCTTCTCCCAGTATAAATATCTTAAGCCGTGTCACTAGCCGCTCTTCCCTGCGTTCGTCATCTTCAGACTCAAGTGGGCGGGCTAAGAGTGAGAGGGACACAAAGCAGAGGCAGAACAGAGGTGGATCACGAAACAATAATAAAGTCACATGGAGAAGGATTCGTGATGAAGATGTCCCTCAGATTTTAAAGAGTACGCTTCCACCTACTGCGCTGCCTCTGATGCCTTCTCCAGAAGGACAAAAGCCAATGCCTCCACGACTACCAGGAAAACTACCAACAATTACACTAATATCACGCAAAACAAGTGATGCAACAGTTCAAACTGAAGATGTCTCAACCAATAAGACCAACTCAAGTACCTCCCCTACAAATGATAATGGTACTATGATTTCAGAGGAGGCCACAAAGCTTGCTCTTCTCAGAAAAATCAGCAAGTCTTCGGGAAATACCCTTCAAGACGGAGATTCCGATGGATCCCTCAAAAACTACAGCACAGCTTCCACCTCAACCTTTCAATCTATGGAGAGCATTTCTAGTGTTCCCAGAGCTCACTTTCGTCAGAGCTCTCCTAGCAAAGCTGTTAGAGTCACGCCATTCAACTATGTTCCTAGCCCTATGGCCTGTTGCTCTCCAGAAACACAGAGTCAAGCACCAACTACACCTGAGAAG GTATGCTTTAAGTCATGA